A single Pseudoalteromonas marina DNA region contains:
- a CDS encoding alpha-galactosidase — protein MANTKSFYRLDSVNSTVIFNCQSKTPALLYFGKRLSEQTTELMLAQLATRQEVKCASVEEAPISLSPLLGEGFTGAPGLELVNDSIAWSVGPKLKEVRQPSSSTLEFVSEDTLRGIEVVHSITLDNNTNVLSAHTVLTNLSDSPLSVNFCAAPTFQLPDSVNKIVSFEGRWSNEFQRQSVDLVLGSFVRENRKGKTSHDVFPGLLVHSEGAGEQHGDCYGFHLGWSGNNKLRAELLPEGRRYVQMGELLLPGELSLSKGQTYQSPRIYGSFSSDGFSALSRNFHQFVKANLLSQAQREKTRPVHYNTWEGIYFDHDVDTLKQLADKVAPLGIERFVLDDGWFKGRRGDFAGLGDWTVDYEIYPDGLSPVIDHVNSLGMEFGIWFEPEMVNPDSDLYRAHPDWVLGSENNEQLSFRNQLVLDLTRTEVVEYLYKAIDDILVEYPKIKYIKWDMNRDINHAGNFDGKPAVHQQTLALYRLIDRIKAAHPGLEIESCSSGGARVDYGVLEHTDRVWTSDSNDALDRLEIQRGCSFFFPSSVMGAHVGPRDCHITGRNVSIEMRAAVSMFGHMGIEMDPRELTDHEYNALKAAIALHKEHRDFIHTADLYRLDSDDLSINFGLIDEHKSKALFAYNSVRETPRTAPNKLRFVGLDADTQYTLNLVWPIKFEEYRPSSITAVNGQTFTGEALMEFGLQMPISFPQTSLIFELSKA, from the coding sequence ATGGCCAACACTAAATCATTTTATCGATTAGACAGTGTAAACAGCACCGTTATTTTCAACTGCCAAAGTAAAACACCTGCGTTACTGTATTTTGGTAAACGCCTATCAGAGCAAACAACTGAGTTGATGCTTGCTCAGCTTGCTACCCGTCAAGAGGTAAAATGTGCCTCAGTTGAAGAAGCGCCTATTTCTCTTTCTCCACTTTTAGGTGAGGGCTTTACTGGTGCACCTGGCCTTGAGCTTGTAAACGACTCTATTGCTTGGTCTGTAGGGCCGAAGTTAAAAGAGGTTCGTCAGCCATCATCATCAACGCTTGAGTTTGTAAGTGAAGATACATTACGTGGAATTGAAGTCGTTCATAGTATTACGCTTGATAACAACACTAATGTGTTAAGCGCGCATACGGTATTAACTAATTTAAGTGATTCTCCACTAAGCGTTAATTTTTGTGCAGCACCCACATTCCAGCTACCCGATAGCGTTAACAAAATTGTAAGTTTTGAAGGGCGTTGGTCAAACGAATTTCAACGTCAATCTGTCGATTTAGTGTTAGGCAGCTTTGTACGCGAAAATCGTAAAGGTAAAACATCGCACGACGTATTCCCTGGTTTATTAGTTCATAGCGAAGGCGCAGGCGAGCAACACGGTGATTGCTATGGCTTTCATTTAGGATGGAGTGGTAACAACAAGCTACGCGCTGAACTACTACCAGAAGGGCGCCGTTATGTGCAAATGGGTGAGTTATTATTACCGGGCGAGCTAAGCCTTTCTAAAGGCCAAACGTATCAGAGCCCACGTATTTATGGCTCGTTTTCGAGCGATGGCTTTAGCGCGCTTTCGCGTAATTTTCATCAGTTTGTTAAGGCTAATTTACTTAGCCAAGCACAGCGCGAAAAAACACGCCCAGTGCATTATAACACCTGGGAAGGTATTTATTTTGACCACGATGTAGATACGCTTAAGCAGTTAGCCGATAAAGTAGCACCATTAGGTATTGAGCGTTTTGTTCTAGACGATGGTTGGTTTAAAGGTCGCCGCGGTGATTTTGCAGGCTTAGGTGATTGGACAGTAGATTACGAAATTTACCCAGATGGTTTATCGCCAGTCATCGATCATGTAAATAGCTTAGGCATGGAATTTGGTATTTGGTTTGAACCAGAAATGGTTAACCCAGATAGCGACTTATACCGCGCTCACCCTGATTGGGTCTTAGGCTCAGAAAATAACGAGCAACTGAGCTTTAGAAACCAGCTTGTGCTTGATTTAACGCGCACTGAGGTGGTTGAATATTTATACAAAGCCATTGACGATATTTTGGTTGAGTACCCAAAAATTAAGTATATTAAATGGGATATGAACCGCGATATTAACCATGCGGGTAACTTTGATGGTAAGCCTGCGGTACATCAGCAAACACTGGCACTTTATCGCTTAATCGATCGCATTAAAGCGGCGCACCCAGGCCTTGAAATAGAAAGCTGTTCGTCAGGTGGTGCACGTGTAGATTATGGTGTGCTTGAACACACAGACCGTGTATGGACGTCAGATTCTAACGATGCGCTTGACCGTCTTGAAATTCAACGTGGTTGTTCGTTCTTCTTCCCATCGTCGGTTATGGGAGCACATGTAGGCCCACGTGATTGTCATATTACAGGGCGTAATGTGAGCATTGAAATGCGTGCTGCGGTATCCATGTTTGGCCACATGGGAATTGAAATGGATCCACGTGAGCTGACCGATCACGAATACAATGCGCTTAAAGCGGCTATTGCGCTGCATAAAGAGCACCGTGACTTTATTCATACTGCCGATTTATACCGCCTAGATAGTGACGATTTATCTATTAACTTTGGTTTAATAGACGAGCATAAATCAAAAGCGTTATTTGCGTACAACAGTGTACGCGAAACACCGCGTACCGCGCCTAATAAGCTTCGTTTTGTTGGTTTAGATGCAGATACACAGTACACACTTAATTTAGTGTGGCCTATTAAATTTGAAGAATACCGCCCTTCGTCTATTACCGCCGTTAACGGGCAAACCTTTACGGGGGAAGCATTAATGGAGTTTGGCCTACAAATGCCAATTTCATTCCCGCAAACATCACTTATTTTTGAGCTTAGCAAAGCTTAA
- a CDS encoding SLC5 family protein has translation MSDSMIQVLVFAIVTGLIGLFTYLKCRDQGRSEQTQNKEYFLAGGGLTWIFVAGSITLTNLSTDQLVGMNGNQMALLVWWELAAIIGLILLAKVFIPVYYKYNCTTTTELLEKRYNNKHIRAVIGSLFFTGNALIYMPAVIYSGSLFMQTMFKVDIPLMYIATAFAIIGAIYAFFGGLRAVAVSDTYNGLLVLGMAILVVFLALNAIDYDFSGIPQERLTLIGGPDSPIPWPTLLTGMIFIQMFYWGTNQTITQRAMAAPNVKEAQKGIFAAAGIRLLIVPAIVVLPGIISYKLYGDIGDAAYGRIVGDVMPTWLTGVFAAAMAAAVLSTYNSLLNSSTALYVCDIHEAYFNKEPSVVKLSGYVTLLLTSLTLVLVPIYQQADSIINLLQQLNGLLSMPIFSIFVVGLLFKNVDARAGIAAVILGVVMYGMLTFESSPLHTTIHYIHLMPVTLFVCVAFALTVNKVVFGLNAQWAGKSSAIDDTVKQ, from the coding sequence ATGTCTGATAGTATGATCCAAGTGTTAGTTTTTGCTATTGTAACAGGCCTAATTGGTTTATTTACATACTTAAAATGCCGCGATCAGGGGCGTAGTGAGCAAACTCAAAATAAAGAATATTTTTTAGCAGGAGGCGGTTTAACTTGGATATTTGTTGCAGGCTCAATCACGCTTACTAATTTAAGTACAGACCAGTTAGTTGGCATGAATGGGAACCAAATGGCTTTATTAGTTTGGTGGGAGCTTGCGGCGATTATAGGTCTAATATTATTGGCTAAAGTGTTTATTCCTGTTTATTACAAATATAACTGCACAACAACCACTGAGTTATTAGAAAAGCGCTACAACAATAAGCATATCCGTGCCGTTATTGGTAGTTTGTTTTTTACAGGAAATGCACTCATTTACATGCCTGCGGTTATTTACTCGGGTTCGCTATTTATGCAAACCATGTTTAAAGTTGATATACCATTAATGTACATAGCAACCGCTTTTGCTATTATAGGTGCCATTTATGCCTTTTTTGGTGGGCTACGTGCAGTTGCGGTGTCAGATACATACAACGGGCTACTCGTGCTAGGTATGGCAATACTAGTCGTGTTCTTAGCGCTTAACGCAATTGATTACGACTTTAGCGGCATCCCACAAGAGCGCTTAACGTTAATTGGCGGGCCTGATTCGCCTATCCCTTGGCCAACGCTACTGACTGGTATGATATTCATTCAGATGTTTTACTGGGGAACTAATCAAACGATTACACAGCGCGCTATGGCAGCACCTAATGTCAAAGAAGCGCAAAAAGGGATATTTGCGGCAGCAGGTATTCGCCTTTTGATTGTTCCGGCAATCGTGGTGCTACCTGGTATTATTTCTTACAAGTTGTATGGCGATATTGGTGATGCCGCATACGGACGAATTGTTGGCGATGTAATGCCTACATGGTTAACAGGTGTGTTTGCCGCAGCAATGGCTGCAGCAGTGCTTTCAACTTATAACAGTTTACTAAACTCATCTACGGCATTATATGTGTGTGATATTCACGAAGCATATTTTAATAAAGAACCAAGTGTTGTAAAGCTAAGTGGTTATGTCACATTATTATTAACTAGTTTGACGCTGGTGCTTGTACCTATTTACCAGCAAGCTGACAGCATTATTAACTTACTACAGCAGCTAAACGGCTTACTAAGTATGCCTATATTCTCAATTTTTGTGGTTGGCTTGTTGTTTAAAAATGTAGATGCACGAGCGGGTATTGCCGCTGTAATTTTAGGTGTTGTTATGTATGGCATGCTGACATTTGAAAGCTCACCCCTTCACACTACTATTCACTATATTCATTTAATGCCAGTGACGTTGTTTGTGTGTGTGGCATTTGCATTAACTGTGAATAAAGTCGTGTTTGGATTAAACGCGCAATGGGCGGGTAAATCTTCAGCAATTGACGACACAGTAAAACAATAA
- a CDS encoding SapC family protein: MSNYVLLDPAKHQDIKIKPHSNFGFSKNQHHASLVVHEFGAAASSFPVVYMKEPTQGQFRAVGLLGLVAGHNVFFTEQEWLAVHVPSAFLRAPFELGPDPEKDKTLTIYINEQSDYVNNSQGEALFQNGEPSQFLHQVQDKMSEYYQQEQVSHEFTQKLLSLSLLKEIELVINFSDGKKTRVKGIYTIDEEALRKLPDTDIVELNKQNYLLPIHAMLSSLVQVNRLIKHHNHCSENTILGVQMRANAGE; the protein is encoded by the coding sequence ATGTCTAACTATGTACTACTTGATCCTGCAAAACATCAGGATATAAAAATAAAACCACATAGCAATTTCGGCTTTTCAAAAAATCAGCACCACGCATCATTAGTTGTTCATGAGTTTGGCGCAGCTGCGAGTAGCTTTCCCGTTGTTTATATGAAAGAGCCTACTCAAGGGCAATTTCGCGCTGTCGGATTGCTTGGTTTAGTCGCTGGCCATAATGTGTTCTTCACAGAACAAGAGTGGCTAGCAGTTCATGTTCCTTCAGCGTTTTTAAGAGCCCCGTTTGAGTTAGGGCCAGATCCAGAAAAAGATAAAACACTCACTATTTACATAAATGAACAAAGCGACTATGTGAATAATTCACAGGGCGAAGCTTTATTTCAAAATGGCGAACCGAGCCAATTTTTGCATCAAGTTCAAGATAAAATGAGTGAGTATTATCAGCAGGAACAGGTTTCACATGAATTTACCCAAAAGTTACTCTCTTTGAGCTTACTTAAAGAAATAGAATTGGTTATTAATTTTAGTGATGGAAAGAAAACACGAGTAAAAGGCATCTACACAATCGACGAAGAAGCCCTAAGAAAATTGCCAGACACTGATATTGTTGAGCTTAATAAACAAAATTACTTATTACCTATCCATGCAATGTTATCGTCGCTAGTTCAAGTTAACCGCTTAATTAAACACCATAACCATTGCTCAGAAAATACGATATTAGGTGTGCAAATGCGCGCTAATGCAGGAGAGTAA
- a CDS encoding 2-dehydro-3-deoxygalactonokinase produces the protein MTTSTLFIAVDWGTSHLRAYLCKVGEGSELTLIDQCDGPGVVKVNQHFQQTLIHAITPWTAQYGVLPIYIAGQITSTIGWHETPYLECPINPEGLLDAAVSFECEGHTINALPGTKCTLQNTLIDVMRGEELQILGFLKQNEQYQTGKILLCLPGTHTKWVLINNGKIICFKTAMTGELYDLLCHQSVLIPDDCAEGEFDWQAFEQGCDLTLGSDSGNLAHGIFSVRTRQLSKELTPVQAKAYLSGVLIGSDVRAARYASEWQLLSNTQVVVIGTKQLNTCFTKALTKIGVQCSEFDIKSATLSGFNYLYQSAE, from the coding sequence TTGACTACTTCAACTTTGTTTATAGCCGTTGACTGGGGCACAAGTCATTTACGTGCTTACTTGTGTAAAGTAGGTGAGGGCAGTGAGTTAACGTTAATTGATCAATGTGACGGGCCTGGCGTTGTAAAAGTTAATCAACACTTTCAACAAACACTCATTCACGCAATTACACCTTGGACAGCGCAATATGGTGTACTACCTATTTATATTGCAGGCCAAATTACATCAACGATTGGTTGGCATGAAACCCCTTATCTAGAGTGCCCAATTAACCCTGAAGGCTTGCTTGATGCTGCTGTTAGCTTTGAATGTGAAGGGCACACCATTAATGCCTTACCAGGCACAAAATGCACGTTACAAAACACGCTAATTGATGTCATGCGAGGTGAAGAATTACAAATACTGGGTTTTTTAAAACAAAACGAGCAGTATCAAACGGGCAAAATTTTACTGTGTTTACCTGGTACGCATACCAAGTGGGTACTAATTAACAATGGTAAAATAATATGTTTTAAAACCGCTATGACCGGTGAGTTATACGACCTGTTATGTCATCAAAGCGTATTAATTCCTGATGATTGCGCTGAAGGTGAATTTGATTGGCAAGCGTTTGAGCAAGGCTGCGATTTAACATTGGGTAGTGATAGCGGAAATTTAGCCCATGGTATTTTTAGTGTGCGAACACGCCAACTGTCTAAAGAATTAACCCCTGTTCAAGCTAAAGCATACCTATCGGGTGTACTAATTGGCAGCGATGTACGCGCAGCACGTTATGCAAGTGAATGGCAACTACTTAGCAACACACAGGTTGTGGTTATTGGCACTAAGCAACTTAACACGTGTTTTACCAAGGCGCTTACAAAAATAGGGGTACAGTGTAGTGAGTTTGATATTAAATCGGCAACGCTTAGTGGGTTTAACTACCTATATCAGTCGGCTGAATAG
- a CDS encoding tryptophan halogenase family protein: protein MSGVINRIIVLGGGTAGWITAGILAKKHASNLSNQGIKVTLIESPEISVVGVGEGTWPTMRKTLSQLGISETQFMRECGATFKQASKFVNWVNAKDDVYYHPFTEPQGFNKVDPAPYWQSVVEPTCSFSEAVSFQQYLCEQGLAPKTIANKEYEVIANYGYHLDAAKFIALLRKHCISELGVEHISDTVDRIEQAPCGDISCLQTKEHGAQLADLFVDCSGMRSLLLGETLKVPFIPCNDVFLADTAIATQVPYINENDPIACHTISTAQEAGWIWDIGLQERRGVGYVYSSKHCSEEQARKTLANYIGLEEVKTAKKINFKPGHRKIFWKNNCVAVGLAAGFLEPLEASALMLIEASANYIADQLPPNKELMPITAKRFNAIMLKKWRGVIDFLKLHYALSERTEPFWLEHRDTQSIPNSLQELLSIWRYSSPSEYDFTDNVEAFSAASYQYILYGVGFKSDFSQMKHIYNQGELAKKQLQMTKIRIDQLKYNLPTHRDLINKVNSLGFAKL, encoded by the coding sequence TTGTCTGGTGTTATTAATCGAATTATTGTCCTGGGTGGTGGTACAGCAGGGTGGATAACTGCAGGCATTCTTGCAAAGAAACACGCTAGCAATCTATCCAACCAAGGCATTAAAGTTACCCTAATTGAATCGCCTGAAATTTCAGTAGTTGGCGTTGGTGAGGGGACATGGCCAACGATGCGTAAAACATTATCGCAGTTGGGAATTTCAGAAACGCAATTTATGCGTGAATGCGGAGCTACTTTCAAACAAGCTAGTAAGTTTGTTAACTGGGTGAATGCAAAAGATGATGTCTATTATCACCCGTTTACAGAACCACAAGGGTTTAATAAAGTTGATCCAGCACCTTACTGGCAGTCTGTAGTTGAGCCAACTTGCTCGTTTTCTGAAGCCGTCAGCTTTCAGCAATATTTATGTGAACAGGGTTTAGCCCCGAAAACTATTGCGAATAAAGAGTACGAAGTGATAGCTAATTATGGCTACCATTTAGATGCGGCAAAGTTTATCGCTTTATTACGAAAGCACTGTATTAGTGAACTTGGTGTTGAGCACATTAGCGATACCGTTGATCGTATTGAGCAAGCTCCATGTGGTGATATCAGTTGTTTACAGACCAAAGAACATGGCGCACAACTAGCTGACTTATTTGTAGACTGCTCAGGTATGCGAAGTTTGTTGCTTGGTGAAACTCTAAAAGTTCCGTTTATTCCATGCAATGATGTTTTTTTAGCTGATACGGCCATAGCCACTCAAGTTCCTTATATCAATGAAAATGACCCTATTGCTTGTCATACTATTTCAACAGCTCAAGAGGCGGGTTGGATATGGGATATTGGCTTACAAGAACGTCGTGGTGTTGGTTATGTGTATTCGAGTAAACATTGTTCAGAAGAACAAGCTCGCAAAACACTTGCGAATTACATTGGCTTGGAAGAGGTAAAAACAGCTAAAAAAATAAATTTCAAACCAGGGCATCGAAAAATTTTCTGGAAGAATAATTGTGTTGCTGTTGGCTTAGCTGCAGGTTTTTTAGAACCACTAGAGGCATCAGCGCTCATGCTTATTGAAGCGTCTGCAAATTATATCGCGGATCAATTGCCTCCAAATAAAGAATTGATGCCTATTACTGCAAAACGTTTTAATGCGATCATGTTGAAAAAGTGGCGCGGTGTAATTGATTTTCTTAAGTTGCATTATGCTTTGAGTGAGCGTACTGAACCGTTTTGGCTTGAGCATCGCGATACACAGAGTATTCCTAATTCTTTGCAAGAGTTATTGTCTATTTGGCGTTATAGCTCCCCAAGCGAGTATGACTTTACTGATAATGTAGAAGCATTTAGTGCTGCTAGCTATCAGTACATCTTATATGGTGTTGGGTTTAAGTCTGACTTTAGTCAAATGAAACATATTTATAATCAAGGTGAGTTAGCAAAAAAACAGCTACAGATGACAAAAATACGTATAGATCAGCTGAAATATAATTTGCCCACTCACAGAGATCTTATTAATAAAGTAAATTCATTGGGTTTTGCAAAACTGTAA
- a CDS encoding SDR family NAD(P)-dependent oxidoreductase codes for MNTQAQYHSLSGKVIFITGGASGIGRAMVESFVKQQAKVAFIDIDDEAAQALISDLPDANLWYRQVDVTDSNDLQKSLVDACAALGSVNVLVNNVANDRRQASEDVTVKDWDQCLQINLNPAFFASQVAMSFMQQEGAGSIINFSSINAIMGQPQMAGYVTAKAGLIGMTKALARDYGEFGIRVNAILPGWVATERQLASWFTEEEQVKWMEAMALKKLVTPDDVANLALFLAADESSMITGQGIKIDGGRL; via the coding sequence TTGAACACTCAAGCTCAATATCACAGTCTTTCTGGCAAGGTTATTTTTATCACTGGTGGTGCGTCAGGCATTGGCAGAGCCATGGTTGAGTCGTTTGTTAAACAGCAAGCCAAAGTAGCATTTATTGATATAGATGATGAAGCGGCGCAAGCACTCATTAGCGATTTACCCGATGCTAATTTATGGTACAGGCAAGTTGATGTCACTGATTCGAACGATTTGCAAAAGTCACTGGTCGATGCGTGTGCTGCCCTTGGTAGCGTAAATGTACTTGTAAATAATGTGGCAAACGACCGTCGTCAAGCCAGTGAAGACGTGACGGTTAAAGATTGGGACCAGTGTTTACAAATTAATTTAAATCCTGCTTTTTTTGCCTCTCAAGTGGCTATGTCGTTTATGCAGCAAGAAGGTGCTGGCAGTATTATTAATTTTAGCTCTATCAATGCCATTATGGGCCAACCGCAAATGGCAGGTTATGTAACCGCCAAAGCGGGTTTAATAGGTATGACCAAAGCACTCGCTCGTGACTATGGTGAGTTTGGTATTCGCGTTAATGCCATATTACCAGGCTGGGTTGCAACCGAGCGCCAATTAGCAAGCTGGTTCACCGAAGAAGAGCAAGTAAAATGGATGGAAGCTATGGCGCTTAAAAAATTAGTAACGCCAGACGACGTCGCTAATTTAGCGCTTTTTTTAGCCGCCGATGAAAGCAGTATGATCACCGGGCAAGGCATTAAAATTGACGGTGGGAGACTTTAA
- a CDS encoding FadR/GntR family transcriptional regulator has protein sequence MKTQPRQNLTHQLTHDLGFAIVRGVYPVSEGLPSEADLCIKYNVSRSATREAVKMLSAKGLISSRPKQGIRVLPESSWNMFDTDVLRWILSSKPSLSLLKEFTQVRVALEPQAAALAAISATPEQLAEIDNALARMADADEGLDDPLEADIAFHTSILVASNNRFFVQLTEFISTALRVSIRYTNHIKGVPGADVTKHADILDTIKSGNPERAKKAVETILEEALELIESKLD, from the coding sequence ATGAAAACTCAACCTCGCCAAAATTTAACTCACCAACTAACCCATGATTTAGGGTTTGCAATAGTGCGGGGCGTGTATCCTGTAAGCGAAGGATTACCATCGGAAGCTGATTTATGCATTAAGTACAATGTAAGCCGCAGTGCAACGCGCGAGGCAGTAAAAATGCTCTCTGCTAAAGGGCTTATTTCATCGCGTCCAAAGCAAGGTATTCGTGTATTACCAGAAAGCAGTTGGAATATGTTTGATACCGACGTACTTCGTTGGATTTTAAGCAGCAAACCGTCACTATCATTATTAAAAGAATTTACCCAAGTACGTGTTGCACTTGAACCACAAGCAGCCGCGTTAGCCGCAATAAGCGCTACGCCAGAGCAGCTTGCAGAAATTGATAACGCACTTGCGCGCATGGCTGATGCCGATGAAGGGTTAGACGATCCGTTAGAAGCCGACATCGCCTTCCATACCAGTATTTTAGTAGCCAGCAACAACCGATTTTTTGTACAGCTGACTGAATTTATTAGTACAGCTCTTAGAGTTAGTATTCGTTACACTAACCATATTAAAGGTGTACCAGGCGCTGACGTAACTAAACACGCTGATATTTTAGACACAATAAAATCTGGGAATCCCGAGCGCGCTAAAAAAGCGGTCGAAACAATTTTAGAAGAAGCGCTAGAGCTCATCGAATCTAAACTCGATTGA